GAATCATTCCATCCCATAATTGAATAGCATAATGATCCAGTTTCGGATACCATAATACTAATAACTGAAAAACCATCAACTTTTTTAGTTCTTAGTAGTTTAAAACTACCAAATAGCACTGGTAAACAGGCACAAAACCCTAAAATAAAACTAAATATTAACATACTATTTTTGGTTTAATAAAGCGTATTCAACAAGTGTTGCAATAAGTACACCTTGTGGTTCACCTTGCACATCAGCTGTTCCAGCAACATCACAGTGGATAAAATCAACATCTTTAGTAAATTCTTTTAAAAACATTGCAGCTTGAGATGAATCAACTCTAACTGTTTGTGATCATGAAGCTAAATCAGCAACTTTTGAGCCTTTATTTCCTTTGTTGTAATCTTCATGTAGCGGCATTCTTCAGATTTTTTCTTGAGCAATTTTCCCTGCTTGATTAAAGACTTGGAATTTTTCATCATTAGTTGATCAAATTCCAGAATATGTGTTTCCTAAAGCAACAAGAATTGAACCTGTAAGAGTTGCTACATCAATAATTGTTGAAGCTTTAAGTCTATCTGCGGCATAGAAGATACCATCAGCAAGCACTAAACGACCTTCAGCATCTGTATCAACTACTTCAACTCATTTTCCACTCATAGATTGGTAAACATTTTCTGGTAATGAAGCATCAGCATTAATTCTATTATCTGTAATACACATAACAGCAGAAGCATTTACTTTAGCTTTCATTTGGGCAAGTGCTTTAACAGCATAAGCAGCGATTACTGAACCAGACATATCATATTTCATGCCTTCCATGTGGTATCCTTTAGTATTTACACCACCTGTGTCAAATGTAATTCCTTTTCCTACAATAGCGATATGATCTTTTTTATTAGATTTGTTTCCGTTGTATGTTACAACAACTACACGAGGTTCATGTGTACTTCCTTTGTTAACTGAAAGAAGTAATCCCATGTTTAATTCTTGAATTTCATTTTTAGTTAATACTTCAACTTTTAAATTAGGAATATTACTAAAATCTGAAGCAATTTTAGCAGCAAGTTGTTCTGAATTTAAGAAGTTTTCAGGCATAATTTGAAGATTTCTTGTATCATTAACAGCTTTAGCAATAATTGCAAGTTTATTAATTTCTTCTTGATACTCCTTAGCTTCTTTATTGATAAATAAGCTAACTTCGTGTTTGCTTTTTTCTTCTTTTTCAATTGTTTTCTTAAATAATTTAGCAGCTGAAAATTCTACTTTTGAATAAATTGTTCTAAGTACTTGATTAAAATCAAATTGTTCTGATAAAACGAATGATTCAACATCAATGTCATAACTAAAGTTAATTCCTTCAGTAAATGTTTTGAAGTAAGCAGCAATTTCGTCTAATGATTGATGTTTTTCATCAAAGTAAACGTATGCTGTATTTTTTTCTAAGTTATTTGTAATTTTTCCTTGTTTTT
The DNA window shown above is from Mycoplasma seminis and carries:
- a CDS encoding M17 family metallopeptidase is translated as MLKINYQKPGKGIMLKAAYEGKDFPQWVAKKQGKITNNLEKNTAYVYFDEKHQSLDEIAAYFKTFTEGINFSYDIDVESFVLSEQFDFNQVLRTIYSKVEFSAAKLFKKTIEKEEKSKHEVSLFINKEAKEYQEEINKLAIIAKAVNDTRNLQIMPENFLNSEQLAAKIASDFSNIPNLKVEVLTKNEIQELNMGLLLSVNKGSTHEPRVVVVTYNGNKSNKKDHIAIVGKGITFDTGGVNTKGYHMEGMKYDMSGSVIAAYAVKALAQMKAKVNASAVMCITDNRINADASLPENVYQSMSGKWVEVVDTDAEGRLVLADGIFYAADRLKASTIIDVATLTGSILVALGNTYSGIWSTNDEKFQVFNQAGKIAQEKIWRMPLHEDYNKGNKGSKVADLASWSQTVRVDSSQAAMFLKEFTKDVDFIHCDVAGTADVQGEPQGVLIATLVEYALLNQK